In the genome of Blastopirellula marina, one region contains:
- a CDS encoding TetR/AcrR family transcriptional regulator has protein sequence MKEKILDVAEKLVQDRGLNAVSFQDLANAVGLRKASIFHYFPNKEAVARALIERCGSKHGPEYAAVVESDVPAPEKLRRLAGIFENGLRNHRPCLLAALGSGINTLPEVAVQELGETARGAVARFALVFQQGRDEGTLQFSGVPLDAATGFFAMLQGLQVLVRASGDTSAFLSAANAYIDSISLT, from the coding sequence ATGAAAGAGAAGATCCTTGATGTTGCCGAAAAGCTAGTGCAGGACCGAGGCCTGAATGCTGTCAGTTTTCAGGACCTCGCTAATGCGGTCGGTTTACGCAAAGCCAGTATCTTTCACTACTTTCCGAATAAAGAAGCGGTCGCCCGAGCTCTGATAGAGCGATGTGGATCAAAGCATGGCCCGGAGTATGCTGCTGTCGTGGAAAGCGATGTACCGGCTCCGGAGAAGCTGCGTCGGCTTGCAGGAATCTTCGAAAATGGGCTTCGGAATCATCGCCCTTGCCTGTTGGCGGCACTGGGGAGCGGTATCAACACACTACCGGAAGTCGCCGTGCAGGAACTCGGCGAGACGGCCCGTGGTGCTGTGGCCAGATTTGCTCTGGTGTTTCAGCAGGGAAGAGATGAGGGAACGCTTCAATTCAGTGGCGTTCCCCTTGATGCCGCGACAGGGTTCTTTGCAATGCTTCAGGGACTACAGGTTCTTGTAAGAGCAAGCGGAGACACTTCCGCATTTCTTTCTGCGGCTAACGCATACATTGATTCAATCTCTCTAACCTGA